A single window of Fervidicoccus fontis Kam940 DNA harbors:
- the rpoA1 gene encoding DNA-directed RNA polymerase subunit A', whose translation MPGVQKKIKGIKLSVLSPDEIRRMSKVQIITAETYDDDGLPIQGGVMDPRLGVIEPGQKCPVCGNTMQSCPGHFGHIELAKPVIHIGYVKEIYDLLRGTCWKCGRILLPEEEIKQYLDLMRRVEKYMPFLLPRLYEHIKQKASKTTVCPHCGAAQRKIKLERPTTFLEEEKGSSRKLAPDEIRNRLSNTPDDDVRLFGINPEDSRPEWFILTVLPVPPVQVRPSIMLETGIRAEDDLTHKLVDIVRTNQRLKESMEAAAPPIVIDDIWELLQYHVTTYFDNEVPGIPPAKHRTGRALKTLAQRLKGKEGRFRGYLSGKRVDFSSRTVISPDPNIGINEVGVPEDAAKILTVPVKVTQWNLEEMRSYVLNGPYKWPGANYIIRPDGKRVDLRYFKDRKALASSLTPGYIIERHLIDGDIVLFNRQPSLHRMSIMAHQVKVLPGRTFRLNLLVCPPYNADFDGDEMNLHVPQTEEARAEAKELMLVQRHILSPRYGGPIIGGLQDYISGGYLLTSKATLLEKEDVIEVLSVTGYKEELPEPAIYSPKEFWTGKQLVSLFLPKDFTLKTKASINAGKLKCEDEDCLNDSYIVIKKGKMHTGVIDKKSIGAQQPESFYHWITKEYGSDYARYISDVMFKMFIRYIEKHGFTMSLDDVEISEEAREEIRKILKKAEDDVNELIRMMEEGRLEPLPGRTIEETLETKIMERLSKARDDAGEYAANNLDIFNNAFIMARTGARGNILNLTQMSATLGQQSIRGERINRGYRNRPLPHFKENDKSPASRGFVYNSFRTGLNPVELFYHAAGGREGLVDTAVRTSQSGYMQRRLINALLDVRIEYDGSARLPDGTVVQFKYGYDQVDPAKSDHGKAVNVDRIIERVVGWRE comes from the coding sequence ATGCCTGGAGTGCAGAAGAAAATAAAGGGAATAAAGCTTTCCGTCCTCTCTCCTGATGAGATCAGGAGGATGAGCAAGGTTCAGATCATAACTGCAGAGACATACGACGACGACGGTCTCCCAATTCAAGGAGGTGTCATGGATCCGAGGCTGGGAGTCATAGAGCCGGGGCAGAAGTGCCCTGTATGCGGAAATACTATGCAAAGTTGTCCTGGACACTTTGGACATATCGAGCTTGCAAAGCCGGTAATACATATAGGGTACGTTAAGGAGATATATGATCTGCTTAGAGGAACATGCTGGAAGTGCGGAAGAATCCTCCTCCCTGAGGAGGAGATAAAGCAGTACCTAGACCTCATGAGGAGAGTAGAAAAGTACATGCCATTCCTCCTTCCTAGGCTTTATGAGCACATAAAGCAGAAGGCTTCCAAGACGACCGTATGTCCACACTGCGGCGCTGCTCAGAGAAAGATAAAGCTCGAGAGGCCCACGACATTCCTTGAAGAGGAGAAGGGAAGCAGCAGGAAGCTAGCTCCAGATGAAATAAGGAACAGGCTATCGAACACACCAGATGACGATGTCAGGCTTTTTGGTATAAATCCCGAGGATTCTAGGCCTGAATGGTTTATCTTAACAGTTCTTCCGGTTCCTCCAGTTCAGGTAAGACCAAGCATAATGCTTGAAACTGGAATTAGAGCTGAAGACGACCTCACTCACAAGCTTGTGGATATAGTGAGGACTAATCAAAGGCTTAAAGAAAGCATGGAGGCGGCTGCACCTCCAATCGTAATAGACGACATTTGGGAGTTGCTCCAGTACCATGTCACTACTTACTTTGACAATGAGGTCCCCGGAATACCGCCTGCGAAGCACAGGACTGGAAGAGCCCTTAAAACATTGGCTCAGAGATTGAAGGGAAAGGAAGGAAGGTTCAGAGGGTACTTGTCCGGGAAGAGGGTCGACTTCTCCTCAAGAACCGTTATATCTCCAGATCCAAATATAGGGATAAACGAGGTGGGCGTTCCTGAGGATGCTGCGAAGATACTTACAGTGCCGGTAAAGGTCACACAGTGGAACTTAGAGGAAATGAGAAGCTACGTTCTTAACGGTCCTTATAAATGGCCTGGCGCAAACTATATAATAAGACCGGACGGGAAGAGGGTCGATCTCAGGTACTTTAAGGACAGAAAGGCCTTAGCAAGCTCTCTAACGCCTGGATACATAATAGAAAGGCACCTTATAGATGGCGATATAGTCCTCTTCAATAGGCAGCCGAGCCTTCACAGAATGAGCATTATGGCCCACCAAGTAAAGGTCCTTCCTGGAAGAACGTTCAGGCTTAACCTGCTAGTATGCCCTCCGTACAATGCAGACTTCGATGGAGATGAGATGAACCTTCACGTTCCTCAGACTGAAGAAGCTAGGGCCGAAGCGAAGGAGCTTATGCTTGTTCAGAGGCATATACTTTCTCCGAGATATGGAGGACCTATAATTGGGGGTCTTCAGGATTACATCAGCGGAGGTTACCTTTTGACAAGCAAGGCCACGCTTTTGGAAAAGGAAGATGTTATAGAAGTGCTTTCTGTTACCGGATATAAGGAAGAACTCCCGGAGCCTGCAATTTACTCTCCAAAGGAGTTCTGGACTGGAAAGCAGCTTGTAAGCCTCTTCCTTCCAAAGGATTTCACGCTCAAGACGAAGGCCTCCATCAATGCTGGTAAGCTGAAGTGCGAAGACGAAGATTGCCTAAACGACAGCTATATAGTAATTAAAAAAGGAAAGATGCACACCGGAGTCATAGACAAGAAAAGCATTGGAGCCCAGCAGCCTGAAAGCTTCTACCACTGGATAACTAAGGAGTATGGTAGCGATTATGCGAGGTACATCTCAGATGTAATGTTCAAGATGTTCATAAGATATATTGAGAAGCACGGCTTTACTATGAGCTTGGATGATGTAGAAATAAGCGAGGAGGCTAGGGAGGAAATAAGGAAGATACTGAAGAAGGCTGAGGACGATGTAAATGAGCTGATTAGAATGATGGAAGAGGGTAGGCTTGAACCACTGCCTGGAAGAACTATTGAGGAAACGCTCGAGACTAAGATAATGGAGAGGCTCAGCAAGGCAAGAGATGATGCGGGAGAGTACGCGGCAAATAACTTGGACATATTCAACAATGCATTCATCATGGCTAGGACGGGGGCAAGAGGAAATATATTGAACTTAACCCAGATGAGCGCTACCTTAGGGCAGCAGTCAATAAGAGGGGAGAGAATAAACAGAGGGTATAGGAACAGACCTCTGCCGCACTTTAAAGAAAATGATAAATCTCCTGCTTCAAGGGGATTCGTCTACAACAGCTTCAGAACAGGTCTTAATCCGGTAGAGCTCTTCTACCATGCGGCTGGAGGTAGAGAGGGATTGGTCGACACCGCGGTTAGAACAAGCCAGAGCGGTTATATGCAGAGAAGGTTAATAAATGCGCTGCTCGATGTCAGGATAGAATACGACGGTTCTGCAAGATTGCCTGATGGGACAGTCGTACAGTTCAAATACGGGTACGACCAGGTCGATCCAGCGAAAAGCGATCATGGAAAGGCAGTTAATGTAGATAGAATCATTGAGAGAGTTGTAGGATGGAGGGAGTAG
- a CDS encoding DNA-directed RNA polymerase subunit B, with the protein MSNNIQEEGARESKKKEDLSYLDGEARWLLAKKFIEEQGLSRQHLDSYNRFVETMLQEIIDEQEIIETAFPEVKFKLGKIEVLKPVSREADGSEVEITPFEARVRNITYASPMYLEITLVENGVESIKDKVYIGDLPIMIKSKLDPLSKMSPEELIKINEDPDDPGGYFIINGTEKVIIAQEDMVTNRVLVDEGKAGSNVLYTAKAISSTGSYRISVMMELHKDGTITISFGGVPGKLPFAILMRALGFEKDQDIVYAVSLNPEVQSLLLPSLEASRSIATVDDALDYIGTRVAIGQVRENRIERAKQVIDKYFFPHLGSSPKDRRKKGFFLAQMANMILELSLGWREPDDRDHYANKRLKLAGDLLATLFRASFKNFVKDFNYQAEKVLTRSKRFKISSIVRSDVMTERIRHALATGTWVGGKTGVSQLLDRTNWMSMLSHLRRVVSPLSRSQPLFKARDLHGTQWGRMCPFETPEGPNCGLVKNLSLLTYITVGISEKKVENQLYKLGVIPVEEALKDAVENNNTQYLEMTRVYLNGRHIGYYPDGEKLASTIREMRRKGDLHHEINVVYYERPQIKELYVNTDAGRIRRPLIIVRNGKPAVTKRDIEALRKGEKTFSDLVKEGKIEYLDAEEEENAYIALDPSDLLGPNGKEYTHLELWTAGIFGVAASTIPYIEHNQSPRNTYQSAMVKQALGLYAANFNVRTDSRGHILHHPEKPLVQTKPLEVIRYNEKPAGQNAVVAIMSYTGYNIEDALIFNKSSVERGFMRSTFFRLYSTEEKKYPGGQEDKIEVPEAGVKIYRGFEVYKKLDPDGIISPETEVADGEALIGKTSPPRFLEEFKEYGFGASVRKDTSVTIRYGEKGVVDSVFISETQEGDKLVKVRVRDYRIPEIGDKFASRHGQKGVIGMLIPQYDMPYTEEGIVPDIIINPHAFPSRMTLGQLLEMLAGKTAALLGKTVDATPFSKEPVEEIRMKLMKKGYSPDGREVMYDGRTGEIIGVPIMIGIVYYQRLHHMVADKFHARSRGPVQLLTRQPTEGRAREGGLRFGEMERDVLVGHGASMLLRERLLESSDKTVIYVCAKCGHIGWFDRNKNAYVCPIHGDKGEIYPVEVAYGFKLLIQELMSMGIMPRLKLGDIVGD; encoded by the coding sequence ATGTCCAATAATATCCAAGAAGAGGGAGCGCGTGAATCCAAGAAAAAAGAAGACCTTAGCTACTTAGATGGAGAAGCGAGGTGGCTTTTAGCTAAAAAGTTTATTGAAGAGCAGGGGCTTTCTAGACAGCATCTCGATTCTTATAACAGATTTGTTGAGACTATGCTGCAGGAAATTATAGATGAACAGGAGATTATAGAAACAGCTTTCCCTGAAGTGAAGTTTAAGCTTGGTAAGATTGAAGTTTTAAAGCCAGTTTCTAGAGAGGCTGACGGATCTGAAGTAGAGATAACTCCGTTTGAGGCGAGGGTAAGGAACATTACTTATGCGTCCCCAATGTACCTTGAAATAACGCTGGTTGAAAATGGAGTTGAGAGCATAAAGGATAAGGTATACATCGGAGATCTTCCAATAATGATTAAAAGCAAGCTCGATCCTCTGAGCAAGATGAGCCCTGAGGAGCTTATAAAGATAAACGAAGATCCCGATGATCCGGGAGGATACTTTATAATAAATGGAACTGAAAAAGTCATAATAGCTCAGGAAGATATGGTAACAAACAGAGTATTGGTCGATGAGGGAAAGGCGGGGAGCAATGTTCTCTATACGGCTAAGGCAATATCTAGCACCGGATCTTATAGGATTTCAGTTATGATGGAGCTCCATAAGGATGGGACTATCACGATCTCATTTGGAGGAGTTCCTGGAAAGCTTCCCTTTGCCATACTCATGAGGGCCCTCGGATTTGAGAAGGATCAGGATATTGTTTATGCGGTAAGCTTAAACCCGGAGGTTCAGAGCCTCCTTCTCCCAAGCCTTGAAGCCTCCAGATCTATAGCGACTGTCGATGACGCTTTAGATTATATAGGAACTAGAGTTGCAATAGGTCAGGTCAGGGAGAACAGAATAGAAAGGGCAAAGCAGGTTATCGACAAGTACTTCTTCCCTCATTTGGGTTCTTCCCCTAAGGACAGAAGGAAGAAGGGCTTCTTCTTAGCACAAATGGCCAACATGATTCTTGAGCTCTCTTTAGGCTGGAGGGAGCCTGATGACAGGGACCATTACGCGAACAAAAGGCTGAAGCTTGCAGGCGACCTGCTTGCAACCCTCTTCAGGGCGTCCTTCAAGAACTTTGTAAAGGACTTTAACTACCAAGCTGAGAAGGTCCTAACCAGGAGCAAGAGGTTCAAAATATCGTCAATAGTAAGATCAGATGTTATGACCGAGAGGATAAGGCATGCCTTGGCAACGGGCACATGGGTCGGAGGAAAGACGGGCGTATCCCAGCTTTTAGATAGGACGAACTGGATGAGCATGCTCAGTCATTTGAGAAGGGTTGTATCGCCGCTGAGCAGGAGCCAGCCCCTGTTTAAGGCTAGAGACCTCCACGGCACTCAATGGGGGAGGATGTGTCCATTCGAGACTCCCGAGGGTCCAAATTGCGGTCTGGTGAAGAACCTCTCCCTTCTCACATACATAACTGTTGGAATCAGCGAGAAGAAGGTTGAAAACCAGCTTTACAAGCTCGGAGTCATACCAGTTGAAGAAGCCCTTAAAGACGCTGTGGAGAACAACAACACCCAGTACCTAGAAATGACTAGGGTTTACTTAAACGGAAGGCACATAGGATATTACCCGGATGGTGAAAAGCTCGCTTCCACAATAAGGGAGATGAGGAGGAAGGGAGATCTTCATCACGAGATCAATGTCGTTTATTACGAGAGACCTCAAATAAAAGAACTCTACGTCAATACAGATGCTGGGAGGATAAGGAGGCCTTTAATCATAGTGAGAAACGGAAAGCCTGCAGTAACTAAAAGAGACATTGAAGCTTTAAGGAAAGGGGAAAAGACGTTTTCAGATCTTGTAAAGGAAGGGAAAATAGAGTACCTCGATGCTGAGGAAGAGGAAAACGCGTATATAGCTCTAGATCCTTCAGATCTGCTAGGACCGAATGGAAAGGAATATACTCATCTTGAGCTCTGGACTGCTGGAATATTTGGAGTCGCGGCTTCAACTATTCCATACATTGAGCATAACCAGTCCCCGAGAAACACCTACCAGTCTGCAATGGTTAAGCAGGCCTTAGGTCTATATGCAGCTAACTTCAACGTTAGAACCGATTCAAGGGGGCATATACTCCACCACCCTGAAAAGCCTCTAGTTCAGACAAAGCCGCTGGAAGTAATAAGGTATAATGAAAAGCCTGCAGGACAGAACGCTGTTGTAGCCATCATGTCCTATACTGGGTACAACATCGAAGATGCACTGATCTTCAATAAGTCAAGCGTTGAAAGGGGGTTCATGAGATCGACGTTCTTCAGGCTCTACTCAACTGAGGAGAAGAAGTATCCTGGAGGTCAGGAGGACAAAATTGAAGTCCCCGAGGCAGGCGTGAAGATATACAGGGGTTTTGAGGTATACAAAAAGCTCGACCCGGATGGCATAATCTCTCCAGAAACTGAGGTCGCGGATGGAGAGGCGCTCATCGGCAAAACGAGCCCACCGAGATTCCTTGAGGAATTCAAAGAATACGGCTTCGGAGCTTCAGTAAGGAAGGACACTAGCGTAACTATAAGGTACGGAGAGAAGGGAGTTGTAGACAGCGTTTTCATATCAGAAACACAGGAAGGCGACAAGCTTGTTAAGGTAAGGGTCAGGGACTACAGGATACCTGAGATAGGGGATAAGTTTGCCTCGAGGCATGGACAGAAGGGAGTAATAGGAATGCTTATACCTCAATATGACATGCCATATACGGAAGAAGGGATCGTTCCAGACATAATAATAAATCCGCATGCTTTTCCATCAAGAATGACGCTCGGTCAGCTTCTGGAAATGCTCGCAGGAAAGACAGCAGCTCTTCTAGGAAAAACAGTAGATGCAACTCCGTTCTCAAAGGAGCCCGTTGAGGAAATAAGAATGAAGCTGATGAAGAAAGGATATTCGCCAGATGGAAGGGAGGTAATGTATGACGGGAGGACAGGAGAGATAATAGGAGTTCCCATAATGATAGGTATAGTTTATTATCAGAGGCTCCACCACATGGTTGCTGATAAGTTCCACGCCAGATCAAGAGGTCCTGTGCAGCTCTTGACGAGACAGCCAACCGAGGGAAGGGCAAGGGAAGGAGGGCTCAGGTTCGGAGAGATGGAAAGAGACGTGCTTGTAGGGCATGGAGCTTCTATGCTCCTCAGAGAGAGGCTTTTAGAAAGTAGCGACAAGACGGTCATTTATGTTTGCGCGAAGTGCGGGCACATAGGGTGGTTCGATAGAAACAAAAATGCATATGTCTGTCCAATACACGGAGATAAGGGAGAGATATATCCTGTAGAGGTGGCATACGGATTTAAGCTCCTTATTCAGGAGCTTATGAGCATGGGAATCATGCCCAGATTAAAGCTTGGAGATATAGTGGGTGATTAA
- a CDS encoding DNA-directed RNA polymerase subunit H: MSPKKFSVQDHVLVPKHERIPITEVPKVLKELNVSINQLPLIRSSDPVAREIGAKPGELVKITRRDEITGESVVYRLVVIG; encoded by the coding sequence ATGTCTCCAAAAAAGTTTTCTGTACAAGATCACGTTCTCGTTCCAAAGCATGAGAGGATACCAATAACTGAGGTCCCAAAGGTACTGAAGGAGCTTAATGTTAGCATTAATCAGCTCCCGCTAATCAGATCGAGCGATCCAGTTGCGAGGGAGATAGGAGCAAAGCCAGGAGAGCTTGTGAAGATTACAAGGAGAGATGAGATAACAGGAGAATCAGTTGTCTACAGACTAGTGGTGATCGGCTGA
- a CDS encoding aldehyde ferredoxin oxidoreductase family protein codes for MSPNSIYGYAGKILWLDLTKREAKKLELSREMARDYIGARGFGIKILWDNMKKGTDPLSPESLLVVSVGPLAGTSSQSASRWFVVFKSPLTGTYFRSVGGGYFGAEMKFAGYDAIVVSGRAEKPTYVWIKDDNVEFRDATRAWGLTTNMTTELLKEETDKSARLITIGPAGERLVKISSIQSDDQRSAGRGGGGAVLGAKNLKAIVVKGSKMPKLFDEERFREAVKEEIQTYQKSPALEGFRALGTAGVVDLFYSLGHNPSFNFMQREFNGIDNYKADVFPRYIIKRGGCYGCMISCWQFLKTTDGPYAGFFWDKPEYEALWSFGSNLGNANLEAVMQANMLCDKYGLDVISVGSAIGMAYELYEKGILTRKETDGMELRWGDPEPALEIIRKIALREGIGRILGEGTKRAAEIIGRGAEKYAIQIKGLELPAYDPRAAKAHGLSLVTSNIGASHNMGWNYFEITGVPKDGKQVDPLSIEGKGELTKYVQDETAMYEVAGKCTFPADFVMFTRENLAKLLYYATGIEEFKNPDYLMLVGERVYNLERAFNVREGFGREHDTIPERFVKEPFPRTPAKGQVFELDKLLDDYYKARGWDLKTGKPTKAKLESLGLNDVAKEINAE; via the coding sequence ATGTCTCCAAATTCAATATACGGATACGCTGGAAAAATTTTATGGTTAGATTTAACGAAAAGAGAGGCGAAAAAGCTAGAGCTTAGCAGAGAAATGGCAAGAGATTATATTGGCGCTAGGGGATTTGGTATAAAAATTCTATGGGACAATATGAAAAAAGGAACTGATCCCCTCAGCCCGGAAAGCTTGTTAGTTGTATCAGTAGGTCCTTTGGCCGGAACCTCTTCTCAGAGTGCGAGTAGGTGGTTTGTAGTATTCAAATCACCATTAACTGGAACGTACTTCAGAAGTGTTGGGGGAGGGTACTTCGGTGCAGAGATGAAGTTTGCGGGTTATGATGCAATAGTCGTAAGCGGAAGAGCTGAGAAGCCCACTTACGTTTGGATAAAAGATGATAATGTCGAGTTCAGGGATGCCACGAGGGCTTGGGGCCTAACCACAAACATGACGACTGAGCTTTTAAAAGAGGAAACGGACAAGAGCGCGAGGCTCATTACTATAGGTCCTGCAGGAGAGAGGTTGGTGAAGATCTCCTCTATTCAGAGTGACGACCAGAGGAGCGCAGGAAGAGGTGGAGGAGGTGCAGTGCTTGGAGCAAAGAACTTGAAGGCTATAGTGGTTAAAGGCTCAAAGATGCCGAAGCTATTTGATGAGGAGAGGTTCAGAGAAGCAGTAAAGGAAGAAATTCAGACGTATCAAAAGAGCCCTGCACTTGAAGGATTTAGGGCCCTTGGAACTGCGGGAGTAGTCGATCTATTTTATTCTTTGGGGCATAACCCGAGCTTCAACTTCATGCAGAGGGAATTCAACGGAATAGATAATTATAAAGCTGATGTATTTCCAAGGTATATTATTAAAAGGGGAGGCTGCTATGGATGCATGATAAGCTGCTGGCAGTTCTTGAAGACAACGGACGGTCCTTATGCCGGCTTCTTTTGGGACAAGCCAGAATACGAGGCTCTCTGGTCTTTCGGATCAAACCTTGGCAACGCTAACCTTGAAGCCGTTATGCAGGCCAACATGCTCTGTGATAAATATGGGCTTGACGTAATTTCTGTTGGTTCAGCGATTGGTATGGCCTATGAGCTGTATGAAAAGGGGATCCTGACGAGAAAAGAGACGGATGGAATGGAATTGAGGTGGGGGGATCCTGAGCCAGCGCTTGAAATTATCAGGAAAATAGCGCTTAGAGAAGGAATAGGAAGGATTTTGGGAGAAGGGACGAAGAGAGCTGCCGAAATTATTGGCAGAGGTGCGGAAAAGTATGCGATACAAATAAAAGGTCTCGAGTTACCCGCATATGACCCAAGGGCAGCAAAAGCTCACGGATTAAGTTTGGTGACTTCAAATATTGGAGCAAGTCATAACATGGGCTGGAACTACTTTGAGATAACTGGAGTTCCAAAGGACGGAAAACAGGTTGATCCGCTTTCGATTGAGGGAAAAGGGGAGCTTACCAAGTACGTGCAGGATGAGACCGCAATGTATGAAGTTGCGGGAAAGTGCACATTCCCTGCAGACTTCGTAATGTTTACAAGGGAGAACCTTGCAAAATTACTTTATTATGCTACAGGTATTGAGGAGTTCAAGAACCCAGACTACTTAATGCTTGTGGGAGAGAGAGTATATAACTTAGAGAGGGCATTCAATGTAAGAGAGGGATTTGGAAGAGAGCACGACACCATTCCTGAGAGGTTCGTAAAGGAGCCTTTCCCGAGAACACCTGCGAAGGGACAGGTGTTCGAGCTTGATAAATTGCTCGACGACTACTATAAGGCAAGAGGTTGGGACTTGAAGACTGGTAAGCCAACTAAGGCGAAACTAGAGTCTTTAGGATTGAACGATGTTGCAAAAGAGATAAACGCGGAGTAA
- a CDS encoding thiolase C-terminal domain-containing protein, translated as MKRDVAIISSGMSKFGKREGKGLIDLYLEAIEEVIQSTKLERIDALIAASMSPGRYENIMGPANILAGLLGIEEGTVMRVENTSGSGGAAIFVGYQLVSSGRSDFALVIGGEKMTHLSTEENTSIIAGLVHEYERKLGITLPSYAALLARAYMNEFNAPQEALASVAVKNHLHGSMNPKAHFQKRITIEDYFNSKVVSDPLRVMDYTPISDGAAAILLTPKDIALSYTSKPIIIKGVAGATDTLVVHERDDFLNLKAVEISSKKALKESGLDLKNIDLIELHDMATILEIVELESMGFYKRGEAWKAEMNGENRYDGDLPVNTSGGLKAKGHPIGATGVAQAYEISMQMWKRAGERQAKREVNHALSMSMGGFGNNAYTVIYEKGW; from the coding sequence ATGAAGAGAGATGTAGCAATAATAAGTTCCGGGATGTCGAAGTTTGGAAAGAGGGAGGGAAAGGGGCTTATAGATTTGTATTTGGAAGCTATTGAGGAAGTCATTCAAAGCACAAAGCTTGAAAGGATTGATGCTCTTATAGCAGCATCTATGAGCCCTGGAAGATATGAGAACATTATGGGCCCTGCAAATATACTCGCAGGACTTCTGGGGATAGAGGAAGGAACTGTTATGAGAGTTGAGAACACAAGCGGAAGCGGAGGAGCTGCCATATTCGTAGGTTATCAGCTCGTCTCATCTGGAAGGAGCGACTTCGCTCTTGTTATAGGTGGAGAGAAGATGACTCATTTAAGCACTGAAGAGAATACCTCGATCATAGCAGGCTTGGTTCATGAGTATGAGAGGAAGCTCGGCATAACTCTTCCAAGCTATGCAGCGCTTTTGGCCAGGGCGTACATGAATGAGTTCAATGCACCTCAAGAGGCGCTTGCAAGCGTTGCAGTGAAGAACCACCTCCACGGCAGCATGAACCCTAAGGCACACTTCCAAAAGAGGATAACAATAGAAGACTACTTCAATTCTAAAGTTGTGAGCGATCCTCTTAGAGTTATGGACTACACTCCAATAAGCGACGGCGCCGCAGCTATCCTACTGACTCCCAAGGATATTGCACTGTCATATACAAGCAAGCCCATAATTATAAAAGGAGTGGCGGGGGCAACGGATACTCTAGTTGTTCATGAGAGAGATGACTTCTTAAACCTCAAAGCGGTCGAGATCTCATCTAAAAAGGCACTCAAAGAGAGCGGTTTGGACTTGAAGAATATAGATTTGATTGAACTCCATGACATGGCGACAATACTGGAAATTGTCGAGCTAGAATCAATGGGCTTCTATAAGAGAGGTGAGGCGTGGAAGGCTGAAATGAACGGAGAAAACAGGTATGATGGAGATCTCCCTGTGAATACGAGCGGCGGGCTTAAGGCGAAGGGACATCCTATCGGAGCTACAGGAGTAGCACAGGCATATGAGATTTCAATGCAGATGTGGAAAAGGGCTGGAGAAAGACAGGCGAAGAGGGAAGTTAACCATGCACTCTCCATGAGTATGGGGGGTTTTGGAAATAACGCATATACCGTAATTTATGAGAAGGGGTG